One Cucurbita pepo subsp. pepo cultivar mu-cu-16 unplaced genomic scaffold, ASM280686v2 Cp4.1_scaffold000150, whole genome shotgun sequence genomic window, TGTCGAAGAAGGCTAGCATATTTGTCCAGAAGATTTTATAAACACACAAACAACAACACGAGTCGGGTCAAATCCTTGTAGTAGCAGTAGTTGAAATATTACACATACTGAAGCTgaaaaacagaggagaaaGTCGCAGGAAAGTTAACTTCCAACTTCAACTGGCCATTTTCAACTCTCAGCAACCAAGGATTCTTCAGGTATTGCTGATTTCTCGTCACCAAAAACAATTTTGAGCTTGAAGCTGATGCAAGTCAACTGCTCCTTATCCGTAtctttcaatattattttcacAGAATACATACCCTGTAGTATAAATTTCAAGATTCAGGCAACTTTAGCAAAGCAAGATTCAGAATAAAATTGGGAACAAAGATGGGTGATCAAAGAAACTTGTAAAGCAACATGACATGTTGGTAAAGAGAGAGCATTAATCTATAAAACAAGACTTACTGGTGGCGTAAATGGAGGTAAGCTTTGCGAGTGGGATAACGAGAATTTTCCAGGTTTAATAGGACAAGAAGTTTCTTCACAAAGATCATGACTTTCGGAATGTATATGCACGCCAAATAAAGAAACCTCGACCTCGAACTTTCCACCGGAGAGATTCTTCTCTGCATGGAACAAATTATAATTGTTAGATGAAATTCCAACAGCAGTGCACCATCCTCTACGTCCCGGTTAGCCAGCCTAGTTGGTGTTTATAATTTCCCATAAGGCTACCACCATCTTTATTTATGGTAGAAGAGCATCTAATCAGATGGTTATAGGAACAATAACTAAATAATACTATATCAGACCAGTTGGTTTCATAAGAGGGATTGCACCTggtcattaaaataaaaatgtaatatcaCCTAGCTTTTACTGGATCGTCTTACTGGATCGTCGTTGAAGTCTTCTGAATAAATTATAGTGCAATGAAATATGGTTACTAGAACAACTAAAAACTGGtgcaaaatatataatattgcGGGAAACCTTCGATAAACATGTTTAATTATCAGGATGCTGCACATACACGAGGAGTTTCTAAACGAGGATAAGAATAGATGCAAATGAACTTAGCTGTCAGAAAGTACATATTGCCTTAACACTTCCCAGTAAGTTCCACATTACCACAAAACTGATGTCAGGGAGATTCACAAAGGGTTTACAAAAGGTAAGAAAAATATGTTCCAATTTTCTAGTTGAGGGTTTGACGCAGAAGGCCTGTCTCAAGAACAGTGCTCAATTCTTTAGCAAAAATGATGAGGAACAAGAACATTCACtggagaaaaaaacatatgcACCTATGGTTGACTGAGAAAGCCAACTTTAAACCAGCAACCTAAACAACAATGTCAGAAAAAATTATccacaaaagtaaaacacttcTGAGAGATTCTGAAGGAAAACTGGTGATCACAAGTGCACACACCACTTGAtaacatttcttataacatAAGACCCTTAAGTTTCAGTTTCATCATTTGGATCTTCACCAAAGTCTGATAATCATACATAATGTACAtcatcaattaaaattttccaaaaatcaTAGTAAGCATCCATCCAAGCAATTCACATGTAGTTTGTCATTGTCTAAGAAGTTGTCACTTGGTCCCTCATCACATGTCAACCAATCACCCTTTGACAAATGGGCTTTCACTGGGAAAACCGGAAGTACAATTAAGAGGAGACCATTTAGACCTCAGCTAAACACAAGGATTGGAGTGagcaaaaaaaattcaaaatgaagtGCTTCGAGAATTAGTGTGGAAAAACAAAGGATAAACCAATGTTTTCTAAAGCATGAGGCACGCTAAAGTGCAATAGCTCCTACTTTCACCTCCATTACATCCATTCATCCagttaataattttttcggATTTGCATAGAGCATTCGTGCATGACCAAAAATGGATCTCAATCTGAGTTGAGATGGTTAGATCATTGCAAAGCTTAAGGTGTGTTTTTTCTCACTAGGATTACAGTTGACTTCTTCAAATTGCTATAAAAATCTAACAAGATTGCTTAAATACTACAAGTCATTAAGGTTTGCCACAAATATGaaaagatgaacacaaaataaatagcTTGAACAGAAGTTTAAGATCCATATCAAACACTTCAATTTCATTCCATAGCAGAAGGGCCAGAGGAaacctctccaatcaatgttaGGCCATAGCTACAATAACAATTTACAGCGCATGAAAAACAGCCATAATTAGGTTTCTGGTACCCTTAGTCCTTACCAAATATGAATCATAAGCCAAAAGGTAAGGTGAGAGAAGGTAAGCAGATTAAACTTCAGATAACTAATTGGAGCATGCAAAGTACCAAAGCTTACCAGTAGAGGCTGAAACGGCAAACGTGGCAGGCTTCCCACCCTTCACTGGATAAGGAGATACTTTAAGTCCATCGACCTTCACAGGATAATTACCTCTCTTGTCTGGTTCCAATTCACAATCAAACATCAATTAatcaaaaaatagaaaaatccaGAATGCAAAACAGTCATAAGTTCCTTTTCCTCGGataatttctttcttatctCGAATCACGACGATCGGAAaccaaagaacaaaaagaaggcGAACTCGTCCTTAGGTTATTTCCGACGAAATagaaaagtgaagaaattgAAGGTTGAAAGAGAGAAACTGACCGCAATAGTCAAATTTGGCAGCGGAGATGGCCGGCAAGAGTAAATGAACcgcaaagagaagaaagaggatgcGACTGAACATTCGCCCGTCCATGATCTCGTGGATGATCGGCGTTGAAGGGCCGATCTGAAGGGAAATGGGTGAcgatgaagaaagaagaaaactcCACGACGAGCGATAGAAAAATACATTATAATGACGGCAAAATCGACCAATAAAATACTGCCATCTGGAGGTACCTAcaaattactattattattattattattatttatttataactaaattaataaaaatatttataaatttgatatttgtctgaaaaaaaaaaccataaattttaaaaaattaaaaaaatatctttaaactttcaaaaaaaaaaatatatatatatatacatacttatttcaaaaaaacacccttaattttttttaaaaaattcattaatatgcGAAAGAAAATGCCAAATTTCTAaatgtaatattatttatattaagtcCCGACAAAGAGATTCGtatcaaattattaaagcATTTTAAAGATAACAAAATTAAGGATAAggactaaaattttaaaaataggataaaactatatttaaagactaagaaaaaaaaaatcaaatatatataaaataaaaataaataacagaaatatatttttattatttatttattttattttattttttcaatacaCTTCTTTCAAGATGTTCACAAGTCGGAATGGATAAGTTGCAAAATTACTTGAGAATGAATTTCCATGTTTAAAACATTGCACTACTCTAGGTTCGGTTATATGGTCTTTGCAGCTACACTTTGCTTTATATAGGAGcgaaatttgaatattttaagaaatattcagtaaggaataaacatttcttttcctaaaaatattacatagtcttaaaactatatttaatgcaaataaaaattagatatatAGTATTATTTATGTACGTGTAGCCAATGAACACGAGCATGAACCCACCAAATAGGTGTATACATACCACTTGAGCGTTCTCTTCAGCTAGCTAGCACACGATCACATTGCCAGATGACTCATTGTAAAAGAAcgtaaaacattttaatataatcCCTCTATTGAGGGTCGAACTATGAGAACGAGATTGATTTATATATTGTGTATAGTATTGGCACAGTCAAAATCCACAATTAACAAGATGGGAGTTCGTCAACCATTCATCCCCAAACAACCCACACTACCATTTTTAGAGTCAAATTTCACGTTAATTTCATCTAAAAAACGGATCACTGCTGGGCACACTGCACTCGCTGAGGCCCGCCGCCGTGCatgtcttcatcttcttcgtgGGCTTCGCCTTGCGCCTGATGCTGCTTCCTCCGCATCTCCTCTTCAATGTTGACGTCGTGTATGGTCGTCTCCTCACATTCATCCACCTCCATGTCCGTCAGCTTGGATGATGATGGTTTTGATGGCAACACAGCTTCCAGAGCTTTCATCTGCTCTGCGCTCAACGACTCCGGGAAGTCTACACTGAAATGGATGTAGAGCTTCCCTTTCATGAATGGCCTCTGGTACACTGGCATTCCCTCGTCGTTAATGGCCTTGAATGAATCTGGAGTTTCATACATTTCCCAAATCTCAGTAGGACAACGAGAGGAAACTAAATTCATAAAGTTAAACCAATCTCTGCAGAGCTCTTACCAGGCTTTACAACTTCTCCAGGGTTTGTTTTGATGAGCAGCTGCCTGCCATCCAAGTGCGTGAGCGCAAACTGGAAGCCACCGAGCGCTTCAATGAGCGACAGAGTGTGCTCCACAAACAAATCATCTCCCTTCCTCTTGAATTTTGGGTGATCCTTTTGCTGAATGACAAAAACTACATCTCCAGTGACAGAATCAGGCTgtacaaagaacaaaaagggaTCACAAAAGGATCAAAAAACAATGCACTGATTGCCTTCaaattctaattctaattcACAACATACAGCTTCATCGGCTTCTCCTGGGAATTTAATCTTCTGTCCATTCTGCATACCCTTCTCTACAATCACTTCCAAAACCTTCTTTTCTTGTACAACTTTCTCTCCCTTGCACTGTGGACACCGGTCCTTGTCGCTGATTGTTTCTCCAGTACCCTTGCATTCATTGCAAGGCTGCTGCATCTGCTGGATCATCGAAGGCCCGAGGTGCCTGATTGTTACCTTCATTCCAGTTCCTTGGCAGCCAGAACAGTTCGTTGAATCACCAGATTTTGATCCCTTACTGAAACAACCCCACCATCAATAAACATCACCACTACAAGACTGACATTCAAAAGAGTGCGAGAAAACGGGCTAACCCTTTGCATTTGGAGCAGAGAACATTTCTGGATAGAGAGAGTTTCTTAGTAGTTCCAAGGTAGAGATCCTCAAGGGAGACCTTAAGGGGTTTTACCACATCCTCTCCCCGTCTCTGGCGTCTGCCCCTGCTGCTACCACCACCTGCATAAGAACAATAGGGTACATATTGAGTCGCTAAAATCCACATCCCACCgactgttgaggattgttgggagggagttccTAATTTAACTAATGATCGTGAATTTAaaggtaaggaatacatctctgtTTTGGGAAGAGTCCAAAGtttgctcaaagtgaacaatattataCGTGAGAGTCGTTATTCCTGACACGGACCAATGTCGAGGGAAGACAAGCTAAAAaatcattgaattttctatttgagAGCTCACAAGAGCTCTGTATCTCCAAACATTGCAAGACGGACAATGATTATGAAGTAATGCATTAAAAATCACATGGTTTTGTCCATAACACTGACCCCCGAATGGGCTTCCGCCAAAGAAGGATTGGAAGATATCGAAGGGGTCATGACCACCTCCACCGCCCATTCCTTCTTTAAGTGCGTCCTCCCCATACTGATCATAAATCTCTCGCTTCTCGGGATTGCTAAGAACCTCATAAGCTTGAGCCAACTCTTTAAACTGCAATAACAATGGCGTATTCCGTCAGAAAATACGCAACCCATCCCGTCAATAGGAGCTCAAACGATTTATAACGACCATTATAACAATCAGCAGTAATTCTCAAgcaaatttgaaattcgaaATACCATAGCAAGAACCTAAACCACAAGTTATATAAAGAAAACAGAAGTATCAGTATATTTCGAGGTCTGCTCATTCAGAGACTCAAAACTCCATGGCAGGAAATGGCGCTAGAGTGagaagaaaggggaaaaaaaaccCTAACAAACATAGCAGTCTCGTAATCCATGGTAATCTCTACATTTTCAGACTATTGAGTTTCGGTAACAACGCTAGGATCATGATCGACGACGAAACCCACAAACAAAACCAGTGACATACAACACCACCATATTACAGTGAAAACACagattaactaaaaaataacttcaaaAAGAAGCAAATTCTTGAccacattaataaaaaaacttcTATCAACAGAATGCACAGCCAGATTCAACAGAAACTGAAAGAAGACAgacaattcaaaacaaaactcCGATTACCTTCTCCGGATCACCGCCCTTATCAGGATGATTCTTGATGGCAGCCTTCTTGTAGGCCTTCTTCAAATCATCCTGCGACGCGTTCTTGGACACTCCAAGGATCTCATAGTACCGCATGCTGTCGCTCTTCTTCGAAGCTCTTCCGAACATCCTCGCTTCGCTTCAGATGATTAAAACCCTCCTCCTTCGAAATCGTTCGAAACCCGATCGGAATTCGGAATCCCGCTTTCGTGGAATCAAAGTTTTGAGCGATGAAACGAAGGTTCTGGGCACGAAAATGCCAAGTTGTTTATACTTTTTCCTCCCTTTACTGAAAAAACTGTTGGAAACTTCGAATTTATAGAGGGAAAGGAACTCTGACATGTACGGTTGAGATGAAATCCAATCCTCCGCGTTTAGCAAATGAACGGTCTAGAATTCCTTCTTCCGTTTCGCAAGATGTTGACCGTTGGATGCTGCACTGCCTTGCATGGGAGATGTTCTAGATGCTtccttcatttcatttttattatttaaatattctgtTAAATTGGCTAGACATAagataattacatttttttaattttaataattatatatttaaatcaaccaaaattcaaatatttgataattttttattttgaataaatttaatatttaaacaattCCAACGTGTATATAAAATTTCTTAAGAattcaatctattttaattataataaataatattattatttcatttataaaaaaaacatgttaatACCCATTAGATACGTGTTATAACTGACCGAGTTAGTTAGACAATGTGTCTATCGCTTGATGATTTAACTTTTAACCTTAGgataagtaattaaaataaagataaatagtattattattattttacgtCAAATTTCAAACAGAGTAATACTAGTTCAAAATAGGATGGATCCTATTAAGGTTT contains:
- the LOC111784060 gene encoding putative phosphatidylglycerol/phosphatidylinositol transfer protein DDB_G0282179; protein product: MDGRMFSRILFLLFAVHLLLPAISAAKFDYCDKRGNYPVKVDGLKVSPYPVKGGKPATFAVSASTEKNLSGGKFEVEVSLFGVHIHSESHDLCEETSCPIKPGKFSLSHSQSLPPFTPPGMYSVKIILKDTDKEQLTCISFKLKIVFGDEKSAIPEESLVAES
- the LOC111784043 gene encoding dnaJ protein homolog — translated: MFGRASKKSDSMRYYEILGVSKNASQDDLKKAYKKAAIKNHPDKGGDPEKFKELAQAYEVLSNPEKREIYDQYGEDALKEGMGGGGGHDPFDIFQSFFGGSPFGGGGSSRGRRQRRGEDVVKPLKVSLEDLYLGTTKKLSLSRNVLCSKCKGKGSKSGDSTNCSGCQGTGMKVTIRHLGPSMIQQMQQPCNECKGTGETISDKDRCPQCKGEKVVQEKKVLEVIVEKGMQNGQKIKFPGEADEAPDSVTGDVVFVIQQKDHPKFKRKGDDLFVEHTLSLIEALGGFQFALTHLDGRQLLIKTNPGEVVKPDSFKAINDEGMPVYQRPFMKGKLYIHFSVDFPESLSAEQMKALEAVLPSKPSSSKLTDMEVDECEETTIHDVNIEEEMRRKQHQAQGEAHEEDEDMHGGGPQRVQCAQQ